The following are encoded together in the Armatimonadota bacterium genome:
- a CDS encoding Flp family type IVb pilin translates to MINPIRRLWHDEDGNTSVEYALLLVVIVVGCLPAWTALRNSLVSALEDVEQAMGQSTG, encoded by the coding sequence ATGATCAACCCTATCCGGCGTCTCTGGCATGACGAAGACGGCAATACATCGGTCGAGTATGCGCTGTTACTGGTTGTTATTGTCGTGGGTTGCCTTCCCGCCTGGACAGCATTGCGCAACAGCCTGGTCTCCGCTCTTGAGGACGTGGAGCAGGCGATGGGCCAGTCGACCGGATAG
- a CDS encoding DUF3395 domain-containing protein — MSRTCAMLLALLVCICAWGDPTPAELTAGFVHPPNSAKPHTWWHWMHGNATKTGITRDLEEMARVGVGGAQMFEVSHGIPPGPVEYNTPEWRALVKHAVTEADRVGMELCIHNCAGWSSSGGPWVTPEHAMKMLVFTDAAVQGPGQVQVQMKQPETRRGFYRDIALLAYPTPPAEAAMASLKPTISADQEGFQGDRLVDGNPGSVASLNLRQGGDQKGIIFEYPEPFTARSLTVWAAPGRAGLTVELQVADEDGAFRPVTRLGIGDPGLLRAPSCVGFAPVTGRLFRIVFPGASRSVALGEIALSAGYRISNWAGKAGFNVSHNPPFDTVDLGREAIIASEDIRDISASMDPEGRVTWNAPEGNWTLLRMGYTLTGKENHPASDSGRGLECDKMSKEAAEAHFNGMLGKVIQEIGPLAGKVLNNILIDSYEVDCQNWTQKMPEEFQARRGYALWPFLPALTGRVVDSLEQSERFLWDYRQTIGDLFADCYFGHYAELAHRHGMMLSVEPYGNAGFNELISGARGDIPMTEFWVGWGADHSGGKMASSIAHTNGRKFVGAEAFTASPENGRWQNHPFSLKQLGDFIYCGGVNRFIFHRYAQQPWETVRPGMTMGPWGFHFERTNTWWNESPAWLTYLARCQYLLQEGLFYADLCYYQGEGAPAGLPGRSGLRPVPPPGYDYDGCSSEVLLNRMSVKDGHLVLPDGMNYRMLILPDRDTMSLPILEKIASLVRDGATVMGRPPTGAPGLSGYPDADVRVRALAAQLWGPCDGQTVTENRVGKGRIIWGKPLEDVLAEMNVPPDFQYTPLRGDVRIPYIHRVIAGHDIYFVSSQSRRVEAVDCSFRITGRAPQLWDAVTGSMKPAPLWREDHGRTVVSLRFGPADSIFVVFPPESATPPHAVSATLDGRPLVSWRTANLPNLEIRRAVYGVLSMPQQDMVDVTQQVAALVRNGTLTVAATNALAGDPAQNVVKQMRVQYVYNGKPGTITVEENETVRLPRPGEAVEGQEGKLEIKRALYGILPPEGAPEPKPATVDVTEVLAGMVKDNTLSVVAGNQLAGDPAPLIVKQLRVDYSLDGKPYSRTYSENQTISLPEGTESEATRLDVTPAELAVSPDGDVTLTAWQNGDYEIALDTGQTAQESVAEVPEPLQVTGPWQVRFPPNLGAPESATFDKLISWPESDVPGIKYFSGTATYTRTVNVPAGFLGADRRVKLELGQVREIARVSVNGTPLGIFWKPPFEVDVTDVLKPGDNLLEISVTNLWPNRLIGDEQFPEDAEWAGGGPLKAIPEWLAQGQPRPATGRIAFATYKHWHKDSPLLESGLIGPVTLQAGIVVPVSRTP; from the coding sequence GTGTCTCGAACCTGCGCCATGCTGCTCGCATTGCTGGTCTGCATCTGCGCCTGGGGAGACCCAACTCCCGCGGAGCTCACCGCGGGGTTTGTGCACCCGCCCAACTCTGCAAAGCCTCACACCTGGTGGCACTGGATGCACGGGAATGCCACGAAGACCGGCATCACCCGTGACCTCGAGGAGATGGCGCGGGTCGGCGTGGGCGGTGCTCAGATGTTTGAGGTCAGCCACGGTATTCCGCCGGGGCCGGTGGAGTACAACACCCCCGAGTGGCGCGCTCTCGTCAAACACGCAGTCACTGAAGCGGACCGGGTGGGAATGGAGCTGTGCATCCACAACTGCGCCGGCTGGTCCAGCAGCGGCGGCCCGTGGGTGACCCCTGAGCATGCCATGAAAATGCTGGTCTTCACCGACGCTGCCGTGCAGGGACCTGGGCAGGTCCAGGTGCAAATGAAGCAGCCGGAGACCCGGCGCGGGTTCTACAGGGATATCGCCCTTTTGGCCTACCCGACTCCCCCGGCCGAAGCTGCGATGGCCTCCCTCAAGCCCACGATCAGCGCCGACCAGGAGGGTTTCCAGGGTGACCGCCTCGTTGACGGCAACCCCGGTTCAGTCGCGAGCTTGAACTTGCGCCAAGGGGGCGATCAGAAGGGCATCATCTTTGAGTACCCCGAGCCCTTCACAGCGCGGTCACTCACTGTCTGGGCAGCGCCAGGACGTGCGGGACTGACCGTTGAGCTGCAGGTGGCTGACGAGGACGGAGCTTTCAGGCCTGTCACTCGGCTGGGCATCGGCGACCCCGGCCTGTTGCGCGCGCCGTCGTGTGTGGGTTTCGCGCCGGTCACAGGCCGCCTCTTCCGAATCGTGTTCCCCGGCGCATCGAGATCGGTGGCTTTGGGGGAAATTGCGCTGAGCGCCGGTTACCGCATCAGCAACTGGGCAGGCAAAGCCGGCTTCAACGTGAGCCACAACCCGCCCTTTGACACGGTTGATCTCGGCCGGGAAGCGATCATTGCCTCCGAAGACATCCGGGACATCAGCGCCAGCATGGACCCTGAAGGCAGGGTGACCTGGAACGCCCCTGAGGGTAACTGGACCCTCCTGCGCATGGGCTACACCCTCACGGGCAAGGAGAACCACCCGGCTTCAGATTCCGGGCGCGGCCTGGAATGCGACAAGATGAGCAAGGAGGCAGCGGAAGCTCATTTCAATGGGATGCTGGGTAAGGTGATCCAGGAGATCGGGCCGCTTGCGGGCAAGGTGCTGAATAATATCCTTATCGACAGTTACGAGGTGGATTGCCAGAACTGGACCCAGAAGATGCCCGAGGAGTTCCAGGCCCGGCGCGGGTACGCTCTGTGGCCCTTCCTGCCGGCGCTAACGGGCCGCGTGGTGGACAGTCTGGAGCAGTCGGAGCGCTTCCTGTGGGACTACCGCCAGACCATCGGCGACCTGTTCGCCGACTGCTACTTCGGGCATTACGCCGAGCTGGCCCACCGCCACGGGATGATGCTGTCCGTGGAGCCCTACGGCAATGCGGGCTTCAATGAGCTGATCTCCGGCGCACGCGGCGACATTCCGATGACCGAATTCTGGGTGGGGTGGGGAGCGGACCACAGCGGCGGGAAGATGGCCTCCTCCATCGCCCACACCAATGGCCGGAAGTTTGTGGGTGCCGAGGCCTTCACTGCCAGCCCTGAGAACGGGCGCTGGCAGAATCACCCGTTTTCGCTCAAACAACTGGGCGACTTCATCTACTGCGGCGGGGTCAACCGTTTCATCTTCCACCGTTACGCGCAGCAGCCCTGGGAGACGGTGCGGCCCGGGATGACTATGGGACCCTGGGGCTTCCACTTCGAGCGCACGAACACCTGGTGGAATGAGAGTCCCGCATGGCTGACCTACCTCGCCCGTTGCCAGTATCTCCTGCAAGAGGGCCTGTTCTACGCCGATCTGTGCTACTACCAGGGTGAGGGCGCCCCGGCGGGACTGCCAGGTCGCAGCGGCCTGCGTCCTGTCCCGCCCCCGGGATATGACTACGACGGCTGCAGTTCCGAGGTGCTCCTCAACCGCATGTCGGTCAAGGACGGACACCTCGTCCTGCCGGACGGGATGAACTACCGGATGCTCATTCTCCCCGATCGCGACACCATGTCGCTGCCCATTCTGGAGAAGATCGCATCGCTGGTGCGCGATGGGGCCACCGTCATGGGAAGGCCGCCCACAGGCGCTCCGGGTCTCTCGGGTTACCCTGATGCCGACGTACGGGTTCGGGCCCTGGCCGCCCAACTGTGGGGCCCGTGCGATGGGCAGACGGTCACCGAAAACCGCGTGGGCAAGGGCCGAATCATCTGGGGCAAGCCGCTGGAGGATGTTCTGGCAGAAATGAACGTCCCGCCCGATTTCCAGTACACGCCTCTGCGCGGTGATGTACGCATTCCATACATACACCGCGTCATTGCGGGGCACGACATCTACTTCGTCTCCAGCCAGAGCCGGCGAGTGGAGGCTGTGGACTGCTCCTTCCGCATTACCGGACGCGCTCCGCAACTGTGGGATGCGGTCACAGGCAGCATGAAGCCCGCTCCGCTGTGGCGCGAAGATCACGGGCGCACGGTGGTCAGCCTGCGCTTTGGTCCGGCGGATTCGATTTTCGTCGTGTTCCCACCCGAATCAGCGACGCCTCCTCACGCGGTCTCAGCCACTCTCGACGGCCGCCCGCTGGTCTCCTGGCGCACCGCGAACCTGCCCAATCTCGAGATCCGGCGCGCTGTCTACGGTGTGCTATCCATGCCGCAGCAGGACATGGTGGATGTGACGCAGCAGGTCGCCGCGCTGGTGCGCAATGGGACGCTGACCGTTGCCGCTACCAATGCCCTCGCCGGCGACCCCGCGCAGAACGTGGTCAAGCAGATGCGGGTGCAATATGTGTACAACGGAAAACCGGGAACGATTACGGTTGAAGAGAACGAGACCGTGCGGTTGCCCCGCCCGGGCGAGGCGGTTGAGGGGCAGGAAGGAAAACTTGAGATAAAGCGTGCCCTGTACGGCATCCTGCCGCCGGAAGGCGCGCCCGAGCCCAAGCCCGCGACCGTCGACGTTACCGAAGTCCTCGCCGGGATGGTCAAGGATAACACTCTCAGCGTGGTCGCGGGCAACCAGCTTGCGGGAGACCCGGCGCCCCTGATCGTCAAGCAACTCCGGGTGGACTACTCGTTGGATGGCAAACCCTACTCCCGCACCTACTCAGAGAACCAGACCATCAGCCTGCCCGAGGGCACGGAATCCGAGGCCACCCGTCTCGACGTCACTCCGGCCGAACTGGCCGTGAGCCCCGACGGGGATGTTACGTTGACTGCCTGGCAGAACGGCGACTATGAGATCGCCCTGGATACCGGACAGACCGCACAAGAATCGGTTGCGGAAGTCCCGGAACCCCTCCAAGTCACCGGCCCGTGGCAGGTGCGATTTCCGCCCAATCTTGGCGCTCCGGAGTCCGCCACCTTCGACAAGCTCATCTCATGGCCCGAGAGTGATGTGCCGGGCATCAAGTACTTCTCCGGCACCGCGACCTACACCCGCACAGTCAATGTTCCGGCCGGATTTCTGGGCGCAGACCGCCGGGTGAAGCTGGAACTTGGGCAGGTCCGCGAAATCGCCCGCGTGAGCGTGAATGGCACTCCGTTGGGCATCTTCTGGAAGCCGCCTTTCGAAGTGGACGTGACCGATGTGCTGAAACCCGGCGACAATTTGCTGGAAATCAGCGTCACGAACCTGTGGCCCAATCGCCTGATCGGCGACGAGCAGTTCCCGGAAGACGCGGAATGGGCTGGGGGCGGCCCGCTCAAAGCGATCCCGGAGTGGCTTGCCCAGGGCCAGCCGAGACCGGCCACGGGACGCATTGCCTTCGCAACCTACAAGCACTGGCACAAAGACTCGCCGCTGCTGGAATCTGGCCTGATCGGTCCGGTCACACTGCAGGCGGGGATAGTGGTGCCGGTATCGAGGACCCCTTAG
- a CDS encoding alkaline phosphatase family protein — protein sequence MPVPEYSMTCVCPTVAAALNIPVPSGATGAPIPEMLVDLTGSRHIAVLAPDALGLHSLRHFANDMPFLSALCAHRMVVLRSVMPSITPVNFATMITGADLAGHGVRSKEMDFACETLFEVLAAKGFSAAGCGRPGYTGGDLLARCAQHKGVARVPDDAGTEEITLRIARESLPEFIITQIGGTDDHFHRFGPARDGARPKVQETDQRLQRLCGELAALDYAIIILADHGQHETGDPSHMGSHGTDSDEDCLVPCTWIAAP from the coding sequence ATGCCCGTTCCCGAATACTCCATGACCTGCGTCTGCCCAACGGTTGCAGCAGCCCTGAACATTCCTGTGCCGTCGGGCGCGACCGGTGCACCGATCCCAGAGATGCTCGTCGACCTGACGGGGTCCCGACACATTGCCGTTCTCGCGCCGGATGCCCTCGGGCTGCACAGCCTCCGCCACTTCGCTAACGACATGCCTTTCCTGTCCGCACTCTGCGCCCACCGCATGGTCGTTCTGCGTTCGGTCATGCCCTCGATCACGCCGGTGAACTTCGCAACGATGATCACGGGCGCCGACCTTGCGGGCCACGGTGTGCGATCCAAGGAGATGGACTTCGCCTGCGAGACGTTGTTCGAAGTGCTCGCCGCGAAGGGGTTTTCGGCCGCGGGTTGTGGCCGCCCGGGATACACCGGCGGCGACCTTCTGGCCCGTTGCGCGCAGCACAAGGGTGTCGCGCGTGTGCCTGATGACGCCGGGACCGAAGAAATCACGCTGCGCATCGCCCGCGAGAGCCTTCCGGAGTTCATTATCACCCAGATCGGTGGCACGGACGATCATTTCCACCGCTTCGGGCCGGCCAGAGACGGCGCGCGCCCGAAAGTGCAGGAGACCGACCAGCGTCTGCAGAGGCTGTGCGGCGAACTCGCGGCGCTTGACTACGCCATCATCATTCTCGCCGACCACGGCCAGCACGAGACCGGCGATCCATCGCATATGGGCAGTCATGGCACCGATTCCGACGAAGACTGCCTGGTGCCCTGCACCTGGATCGCCGCGCCCTGA
- a CDS encoding carbohydrate binding domain-containing protein, with amino-acid sequence MPRTTVAALLTLCAACFGAPSAKSIAVMEPPVIDGQLADACWQGPAPIRDFVVLGDEAPARSQTQAWVGHDADNLYIAVKALDAEMPKLSATVVGRDANVFADDSLEIFLDPARDQFHYVQMAFNPLGTRFDSSGDAAGGLPDWDGEWSVSTARGPDYWSAEVVIPFATLPLTDAGETWGINICRHRKVDGELSCWSQTGDRFARPASFGTVEIPTDLERYRIELTVADWGRGIQGRNVLSYSVANRSGRERDLSLRLAITPPDEAGREEFHPIGILPAGATKAATISYQAFQQGPHDLALAVTDVETGRPVAAAGRRIDVTSSATFSVFKSYYRDHVTVGYQVQVPEEELVEHDIALQLRRLGQDTVLAEAFVRKLKAPEGLLRIPTRDLPVGQYEILAQLTNGAGEVVCQDTLRFPQLRAADAPEPIVSVRDDNMLLVQGRPFFPLGIYERPMSDAALRNLSDAGFNLCILGGGLGAMRHVLDRAQAHGLHMWLPLSHMLDLSTDTENRRESLRKHAKALGDHPALLCWESIDEPAWGSQSAEGLYEGYCLMRTLDPNRPIWMNHAPRNLISTLAHYNRGADIAGADIYPVPEPATHSNLPDKTIAVTGAETDKNRQAVCDEKPIFMVLQGFGWRELSTNPEDRPKAIMPTFAQSRFMAYNAITHGANGLLYWGTHYTRKPSQFWSELKSLISELACLQDVLASRSILPAVDGETPERLSAIRKSVGDKTFLVVVNESPESRTVSLKVPSLQSRQVRRLFEGQSMNVGEDSVVRIDLDAYGVAVLSDDLTFADKRKDFSREWQDAPAEKIDPILTEAGNAIVNPGMEADLDDDQLPDHWGIREPFSVELVEGDAHSGSRAARLTNHSDESMPLLIQNGVPLEEDGAYRLSGWGKTGEVGTEFRIYVEWNQGDVWSGKVGPWVKGTGDWQELTVDFTATPDPQGRAYVVLQIRGKGTVLFDDIAVRKAE; translated from the coding sequence ATGCCAAGGACAACAGTCGCTGCACTCCTCACGCTCTGCGCCGCCTGTTTCGGCGCACCGAGCGCGAAGTCTATTGCGGTCATGGAGCCGCCGGTCATCGACGGACAGCTTGCCGACGCCTGCTGGCAGGGACCCGCTCCGATCCGGGATTTCGTGGTGCTGGGAGACGAAGCCCCGGCGCGCAGCCAGACGCAAGCATGGGTCGGCCATGACGCCGACAACCTGTACATCGCCGTCAAAGCGTTGGACGCCGAGATGCCGAAGCTCTCCGCAACCGTCGTCGGCCGGGACGCCAATGTCTTCGCCGACGATAGCCTCGAAATCTTCCTGGACCCGGCGCGTGACCAGTTCCACTATGTCCAGATGGCCTTCAACCCGCTGGGCACCCGCTTCGACTCTTCGGGTGATGCCGCGGGCGGTCTGCCCGACTGGGACGGCGAGTGGTCCGTGAGCACTGCTCGCGGCCCCGATTACTGGTCAGCCGAAGTGGTAATTCCTTTCGCCACGCTGCCTTTGACCGACGCCGGCGAGACGTGGGGCATCAACATCTGTCGCCACCGCAAGGTCGACGGCGAACTGTCCTGCTGGTCGCAGACCGGAGACCGTTTCGCGCGCCCGGCGAGCTTCGGCACTGTGGAGATCCCCACAGATCTGGAGCGCTACCGGATCGAGCTGACCGTGGCCGACTGGGGACGGGGAATCCAGGGCCGCAATGTGCTCTCTTACTCGGTCGCCAACCGCTCGGGCCGGGAGCGCGACCTGTCCCTGCGGCTGGCAATCACCCCTCCGGACGAAGCTGGGCGCGAGGAGTTTCATCCCATTGGCATCCTGCCGGCGGGTGCAACCAAGGCGGCCACCATATCCTACCAGGCCTTCCAGCAAGGGCCGCACGACCTGGCTCTCGCGGTGACGGATGTGGAGACCGGACGGCCCGTTGCCGCCGCCGGCCGGCGCATTGACGTGACCTCGAGCGCCACCTTCTCGGTCTTCAAGTCGTACTACCGCGACCACGTGACAGTTGGCTACCAGGTCCAGGTGCCCGAGGAGGAACTGGTGGAGCACGACATCGCCCTGCAGTTGCGAAGGTTGGGTCAGGACACGGTACTCGCGGAGGCTTTCGTCCGAAAGTTGAAAGCGCCCGAGGGACTGCTGCGCATCCCGACCCGCGACTTGCCCGTGGGCCAGTATGAGATCCTCGCGCAACTCACCAATGGCGCAGGCGAAGTTGTCTGCCAGGACACTCTCCGTTTCCCGCAACTCCGCGCAGCGGATGCGCCCGAGCCAATCGTCTCGGTGCGCGATGACAACATGCTCCTGGTGCAGGGCAGGCCGTTCTTCCCGCTGGGAATCTACGAGCGGCCCATGTCCGACGCAGCCTTGCGCAACCTGTCGGATGCCGGTTTCAACCTGTGCATCCTCGGCGGCGGCCTCGGGGCCATGCGCCATGTGCTGGACCGCGCGCAGGCCCACGGGCTGCACATGTGGCTCCCTCTCAGCCACATGCTCGACCTGTCAACGGACACCGAGAACCGGAGGGAGAGCCTGCGCAAGCACGCGAAGGCCCTGGGCGATCACCCCGCGCTTCTGTGCTGGGAGAGTATCGATGAGCCGGCATGGGGGAGCCAGAGCGCCGAAGGTCTCTACGAAGGGTACTGCCTGATGCGCACCCTCGACCCGAACCGCCCGATCTGGATGAATCACGCGCCTCGAAATCTCATCTCCACGCTGGCCCACTATAACCGCGGGGCGGATATCGCGGGGGCTGATATCTACCCGGTGCCCGAACCCGCGACGCACTCGAACCTGCCGGACAAGACCATCGCCGTCACCGGCGCGGAGACCGACAAGAACCGGCAAGCGGTCTGTGACGAAAAGCCGATTTTCATGGTGCTTCAGGGCTTTGGCTGGCGGGAGCTGTCCACGAACCCGGAAGACCGCCCGAAGGCGATAATGCCCACCTTCGCGCAGTCGCGGTTCATGGCCTACAATGCCATTACCCACGGCGCGAATGGTCTCCTCTACTGGGGTACGCATTACACTCGCAAGCCATCGCAGTTCTGGTCGGAGCTGAAGTCGCTCATCAGCGAACTTGCGTGCTTGCAGGATGTGCTGGCGTCCAGGAGCATCCTCCCGGCCGTAGACGGAGAAACGCCGGAAAGGCTGTCAGCAATCCGCAAGAGCGTTGGCGACAAGACCTTCCTGGTCGTGGTCAACGAAAGCCCCGAATCCCGGACCGTGAGCTTGAAGGTGCCCTCGCTCCAGTCCCGGCAGGTGCGGCGACTCTTTGAGGGCCAGAGTATGAACGTGGGTGAGGATAGCGTGGTGCGGATCGACCTGGACGCCTATGGTGTGGCGGTGCTGAGTGATGACTTGACCTTCGCAGATAAACGCAAGGACTTCTCGCGTGAGTGGCAGGACGCGCCGGCGGAGAAGATCGATCCGATCCTGACCGAGGCCGGGAACGCCATCGTGAACCCGGGGATGGAGGCCGACCTCGATGACGATCAACTGCCCGACCACTGGGGCATCCGCGAACCATTCTCGGTGGAGCTTGTGGAGGGCGACGCTCACAGCGGCAGTCGTGCGGCGCGGCTCACCAATCACTCGGATGAGAGCATGCCGCTGCTCATCCAGAACGGTGTACCTCTGGAGGAAGACGGGGCGTACCGTCTGAGCGGCTGGGGCAAGACCGGCGAAGTCGGTACGGAGTTCCGCATCTACGTGGAGTGGAACCAGGGGGACGTGTGGTCGGGTAAGGTGGGCCCTTGGGTGAAAGGCACCGGTGACTGGCAGGAGCTGACGGTGGACTTCACTGCCACCCCGGACCCGCAGGGCAGGGCATA
- a CDS encoding carbohydrate-binding family 9-like protein, whose amino-acid sequence MRTFVLLCIAAIFTIPALCQEGPVTIGGVTYDRVDPGEPFTQARLTVQNWAPPDPVPAESAAGMIPFVTGDPGDNRPDRAPKPEERVDRLSAFVTPDEFEPVWVSVWALEDLSKLTCTVDVGQAPITAEIRHAHFWPQRTGWRSRQWYITPELLLPCADGKRTVPDHHGVLKEEDFDVPAASCAVLWFDLHAAPEATPGTHRLNVRIQAEGKPALELPLDVEVLPFKLDKPDDKFWLLYADTGRWRNMSDAQVLDELKDFARHGVTGLVEMPLGSVDLSEIKDGKAKFDPSAYNKLAAQCIEAGLPGPHVCSYGGMAPRIKDILGIQADLNADVWPGEIRRGVEAVARAACEATKDAPATWYFYGVDEPGGDNTYAIQEYQAWHAGGANTYATFYRLDFLEKASEYLDAPCFVTGLVAAEGTARKAREACEQTGAEFWWYGTGCYVNPFPQEGYLFHNRYGAGFFFWKTGAKASVAWTFCRPHEDVFNDFDGSIANSAEPKEQATTYPHLLKPNDWSTYQGAIPTLAWDGMREGVDDYRYLFTLERTIARALESPDPKVRALAGNARESMNALVDAIPWANPMGGVAFETRKMHQVRRAIADLIVGLENALAGRQASLDGRDTTATVKVAVTRRGSGRRGSSPVVLPRACPVAPVIDGMLDDEAWKQSAVADGFRDASTGGKTGLDTAAWITYDDAALYVAFKCPEPAMDSIVAKQTGHDTPMVWVDDGIEFFIAGPGRTPYAHFILNTNNSLYDEIGQDPTWNPDVESAVAKRDDAWFAELSIPWRDLEAGGVSRKSMMFVNFCRNRFAQGSTAPHTAWSPTYGGFHVPERFGTALLQEPPVALTQLELPSLYGKGIVRTNVRNLTDRPLVGFVEVAGQRTGKFTLDPGLCTRLALVNLDLRTEGPHTIPVSWGVGDRVTGKAHVPVTTPPPMDVQPVSGLVSSGDVVEMPVSVNMGAVDRSRCTVIVEVSDARGTRTHSISARPGSELEIPLQFSDRARITPRLVDEKGRVIAQGTSQVFLAVPR is encoded by the coding sequence ATGAGAACTTTCGTCTTGCTGTGTATTGCTGCCATTTTCACAATCCCTGCCCTGTGCCAGGAGGGCCCCGTCACCATCGGTGGGGTGACGTACGACCGGGTGGACCCCGGCGAGCCCTTCACTCAGGCGAGACTCACTGTTCAGAATTGGGCGCCGCCCGATCCTGTCCCCGCTGAATCCGCAGCGGGCATGATCCCCTTCGTGACCGGCGATCCCGGCGATAATCGCCCCGATCGCGCACCGAAGCCCGAGGAGCGCGTGGATCGCCTGTCCGCGTTCGTCACCCCGGACGAGTTTGAGCCCGTCTGGGTCAGCGTCTGGGCGCTGGAGGACCTCAGCAAGCTCACCTGCACCGTCGACGTTGGACAGGCGCCAATCACCGCTGAAATCCGCCATGCCCACTTCTGGCCCCAGCGCACCGGCTGGCGGTCTCGGCAGTGGTATATCACACCGGAACTGCTCTTGCCCTGTGCAGACGGTAAGCGCACCGTGCCGGACCACCACGGAGTGCTCAAAGAGGAAGACTTCGATGTTCCCGCCGCAAGCTGCGCAGTGCTTTGGTTCGACTTGCATGCCGCCCCGGAGGCCACGCCGGGCACCCACCGCCTCAACGTGCGCATCCAGGCTGAGGGAAAGCCGGCCCTTGAGCTCCCGCTGGATGTGGAAGTCCTGCCTTTCAAGCTGGACAAGCCTGATGACAAGTTCTGGCTGCTGTACGCCGACACTGGTCGGTGGCGAAACATGAGCGATGCGCAGGTGCTCGACGAACTGAAGGACTTCGCACGGCACGGCGTGACCGGCCTCGTCGAGATGCCTCTGGGTAGCGTCGACCTGTCCGAGATCAAGGACGGAAAGGCGAAGTTCGACCCGTCGGCTTACAACAAGCTGGCGGCACAGTGCATTGAAGCCGGCTTGCCGGGCCCCCACGTCTGCTCGTATGGCGGCATGGCGCCGCGGATCAAGGACATTCTGGGGATTCAGGCGGATCTGAATGCGGACGTCTGGCCCGGGGAGATTAGGCGCGGCGTGGAGGCCGTTGCTCGGGCAGCCTGCGAGGCCACGAAGGACGCGCCTGCCACCTGGTACTTCTACGGTGTGGATGAGCCGGGGGGCGACAATACCTACGCGATTCAGGAGTACCAGGCCTGGCATGCCGGCGGAGCCAATACCTACGCCACTTTCTACCGCCTTGACTTCCTGGAGAAAGCTTCGGAGTACCTCGACGCACCATGTTTCGTGACGGGCCTCGTTGCCGCTGAGGGCACTGCGCGTAAGGCCCGCGAAGCCTGCGAACAGACCGGCGCTGAGTTCTGGTGGTACGGCACCGGTTGCTATGTGAACCCCTTCCCCCAGGAAGGCTACCTCTTTCACAACCGCTACGGCGCGGGGTTCTTCTTCTGGAAGACCGGCGCGAAGGCCTCGGTTGCCTGGACTTTCTGCCGGCCGCATGAGGACGTTTTCAACGACTTCGATGGAAGTATCGCGAACTCCGCCGAGCCCAAAGAACAGGCAACTACCTACCCGCACCTGCTGAAGCCCAATGATTGGAGCACCTACCAGGGCGCAATCCCCACCCTGGCCTGGGACGGCATGCGCGAGGGCGTCGATGACTACCGCTATCTGTTCACCCTTGAGCGAACCATCGCTCGAGCACTGGAAAGCCCGGACCCCAAGGTGCGAGCGCTCGCCGGGAACGCGCGAGAATCGATGAACGCGCTGGTGGACGCGATCCCGTGGGCCAATCCCATGGGTGGCGTGGCTTTCGAGACCCGGAAAATGCACCAGGTGCGCCGCGCCATTGCCGATCTGATCGTGGGGCTCGAGAACGCCCTGGCCGGCAGACAGGCGAGCCTCGACGGACGGGACACGACTGCCACGGTCAAGGTCGCCGTCACCCGTCGCGGTAGCGGGCGGAGGGGCTCATCGCCCGTGGTCTTGCCGAGGGCTTGCCCCGTCGCACCGGTGATTGACGGAATGCTGGATGATGAGGCCTGGAAGCAGTCGGCAGTGGCCGACGGATTTCGTGACGCCTCCACCGGCGGGAAGACTGGTCTCGATACCGCGGCCTGGATCACCTACGATGACGCGGCGCTATACGTCGCATTCAAGTGTCCGGAGCCAGCGATGGACAGTATTGTGGCGAAGCAGACCGGGCACGATACCCCGATGGTCTGGGTGGATGACGGGATTGAGTTCTTCATCGCCGGGCCCGGCCGCACTCCGTACGCCCACTTCATCCTGAACACCAACAACTCGCTGTACGATGAGATCGGCCAGGACCCCACCTGGAATCCTGACGTGGAGTCCGCGGTCGCAAAGCGCGATGACGCCTGGTTCGCGGAGCTGTCCATCCCGTGGCGAGATCTGGAAGCTGGGGGTGTCTCGCGCAAGTCCATGATGTTTGTGAACTTCTGCCGGAACCGCTTCGCACAGGGCTCAACCGCTCCCCATACCGCCTGGTCACCCACCTACGGGGGATTCCACGTTCCCGAACGTTTCGGCACGGCCCTTCTCCAGGAGCCGCCCGTGGCACTTACCCAACTTGAGCTGCCTTCGCTTTACGGCAAGGGGATCGTCCGCACGAATGTACGCAACCTGACAGATCGTCCCCTGGTGGGCTTCGTGGAGGTTGCTGGCCAAAGGACGGGGAAGTTTACGCTTGACCCGGGCCTGTGCACCCGGCTGGCGCTGGTCAACCTTGACCTGCGGACCGAAGGCCCCCACACCATCCCGGTCTCGTGGGGAGTGGGGGACAGGGTCACGGGTAAAGCTCACGTACCGGTAACCACACCCCCGCCTATGGATGTGCAGCCTGTGAGTGGCTTGGTATCCAGTGGAGATGTGGTTGAGATGCCTGTGTCTGTGAACATGGGGGCGGTGGACAGGTCGCGATGTACGGTGATCGTGGAGGTCAGTGACGCAAGAGGGACCCGGACGCACAGCATCTCCGCGCGTCCGGGGAGTGAACTCGAAATCCCGCTTCAGTTTTCCGACCGCGCTCGCATTACCCCGCGGTTAGTCGACGAGAAAGGCCGAGTCATCGCTCAGGGCACGTCCCAGGTTTTTCTTGCAGTGCCGCGCTGA